A genomic region of Cannabis sativa cultivar Pink pepper isolate KNU-18-1 chromosome 1, ASM2916894v1, whole genome shotgun sequence contains the following coding sequences:
- the LOC115705813 gene encoding uncharacterized protein LOC115705813 — protein MEGERRRRVRVRKPLFDCTNTKNTANTQSSRSPSFSSLRLKPQKPLFSSSTVNKLLTTNNDGNSAKNTDASQNVSLRPPQVASPPLRPPMLFSASGRGNTEVLDPCSVKGPGQTTAKRKSKIPPTEELFGDVITAGKRRNIGKENIDPNTCTLASKKIDVAQSVVQKKNTSESVYLSPPPIVSEALDPCSVNVHRPTSEERKGTITPTEELFEDALIAEKRRKNGKEIVDPNTCSPATKKIDIIQSTVQKENTSELVYLSSPPIVSKPLEPCSVNVHRQTSEKRKSTITPREELIEDALIAEKRRKKGKEILDPNTCTPATKNIDITQSTVRKENTSELVYLSSPPIVSKPLEPCSVNIHRQTSEKRKSTITPIEELFEDAVIAEKRRKKGKKIVDPNTCTPATKKIYITQSTVRKDNTSDMVYLSSPPIVSKALEPCSVNVHRQTSEKRRSTITPTEELFEDALIAEKRRNKGKGIVDPNTCNPPTKKIYITRSTIKKGKTSESFYPSPPPTVSSPSRPSSLSISGGNAVDPFKPCHIYSCRRTAQKRKCTAEASDERLSDLLRAHKCKGKAIAEPVSCPPATKIQKIGENIRETGGNSVSKANTVPTKKGQKKALSQEFIEQQRAYFAEIDAFELQEEEVEYLSE, from the exons atggaaggtGAGCGAAGAAGAAGAGTTAGAGTTCGAAAGCCACTCTTCGATTGTACAAACACCAAAAACACCGCTAACACACAATCTTCTCGCTCTCCATCGTTTTCCTCTCTACGTCTCAAACCCCAGAAGCCCCTTTTTTCCTCTTCTACCGTCAACAAGCTTCTTACCACCAATAACGATGGCAACTCTGCCAAGAACACCGACGCGTCACAAAATGTCTCTCTTCGCCCTCCGCAGGTTGCTTCCCCTCCTTTGCGACCTCCCATGTTGTTCTCTGCTTCTG GTAGAGGTAATACTGAGGTTCTCGACCCATGTTCAGTTAAAGGTCCTGGACAGACCACTGCGAAACGGAAGAGTAAAATACCCCCAACTGAGGAGCTCTTTGGGGACGTTATAACAGCAGGGAAAAGGAGGAACATAGGAAAGGAAAATATTGATCCCAATACTTGTACACTTGCATCAAAGAAGATTGA CGTTGCTCAATCTGTAGTCCAAAAGAAGAACACATCAGAATCAGTCTATCTTTCCCCACCTCCAATTGTTTCCGAGGCTCTTGACCCATGCTCAGTTAATGTTCATAGGCCGACCTCTGAGGAAAGGAAGGGTACAATAACCCCAACTGAGGAGCTTTTTGAGGATGCTTTAATAGCAGAGAAAAGAAGGAAGAACGGAAAGGAAATTGTTGATCCCAATACTTGTTCTCCCGCAACAAAGAAGATTGA CATCATTCAATCCACCGTCCAAAAGGAGAACACGTCAGAATTGGTCTACCTCTCCTCACCTCCGATTGTTTCCAAGCCTCTCGAGCCATGTTCAGTTAACGTTCATAGACAGACCTCTGAGAAAAGGAAGAGTACAATAACCCCAAGGGAGGAGCTTATTGAGGATGCTTTAATAGCAGAGAAAAGAAGGAAGAAAGGAAAGGAAATTCTTGATCCCAATACTTGCACTCCCGCAACAAAGAATATTGA CATCACTCAATCCACCGTCCGAAAGGAGAACACATCAGAATTGGTCTATCTTTCCTCACCTCCGATTGTTTCCAAGCCTCTCGAGCCATGTTCAGTTAACATTCATAGACAGACCTCTGAGAAAAGGAAGAGTACAATAACCCCAATTGAGGAGCTTTTTGAGGATGCTGTAATAGCAGAGAAAAGAAggaagaaaggaaagaaaaTTGTTGATCCCAATACTTGCACTCCCGCAACAAAGAAGATTTA CATCACTCAATCCACCGTCCGAAAGGATAACACATCAGATATGGTCTATCTCTCCTCACCTCCGATTGTTTCCAAGGCTCTCGAGCCATGTTCAGTCAATGTTCATAGACAGACCTCTGAGAAAAGGAGGAGTACAATAACCCCAACTGAGGAGCTTTTTGAGGATGCTTTAATAGCAGAGAAAAGAAGGAACAAAGGAAAGGGAATTGTTGATCCCAATACTTGCAATCCTCCAACAAAGAAGATTTA CATCACTCGATCCACAATTAAAAAGGGCAAGACATCAGAATCGTTCTATCCTTCCCCACCTCCGACTGTTTCCTCTCCTTCACGGCCTAGTTCATTGTCTATTTCAG GTGGAAATGCTGTTGATCCTTTCAAGCCATGTCACATTTACAGTTGTAGACGGACTGCACAGAAAAGGAAATGTACAGCAGAGGCAAGCGATGAACGTTTGAGTGACTTGTTAAGAGCACATAAGTGCAAAGGCAAGGCCATTGCTGAGCCTGTGAGTTGTCCTCCTGCAACAAAGATCCAGAAGATTGG GGAGAACATAAGGGAAACTGGAGGAAATAGTGTATCGAAGGCAAACACAGTTCCAACTAAAAAG GGTCAAAAGAAAGCTTTGTCACAAGAATTTATCGAGCAGCAGAGAGCTTATTTTGCAGAAATTGATGCATTTGAACTACAAGAGGAGGAGGTTGAGTATCTTTCAGAGTAG